In Carassius auratus strain Wakin unplaced genomic scaffold, ASM336829v1 scaf_tig00214278, whole genome shotgun sequence, one DNA window encodes the following:
- the si:ch211-266g18.6 gene encoding synaptotagmin-like protein 1 isoform X2 has translation MMKQSKSTLEVIDLSFLSAEEEAAIRQVLLRDEDLKRLESGRVRRLRQSVPDLTQLKTLSGEWFEELKVKRYGQQTDVTAVVRSSMRWKKTAAHKPNPFLNDTLDENKERGKEDHNTLSKPSTDPRLIHPALSKETYHQYNDEHFSETSSVPRIAGRKEKLQAELDGNRVLNGTDPQRNSSGAQPKELSGDQTTTVFPFFSAAQDTKPERGTTKHATNLELRRKVSLPPALRKDQSFEENWVKISLEPNTVKPVHDESNTVGPNQKEGKDASRHSGNDRPVEMEKKTSNKNELLQNKTADISVIDDSKMSSPPSKPSVSDKTVQRFLDAHEEKEKRKIKSSNDQNLPKDTNNEGQVLAELSQDYLSMTDDGKLVHIGNAGVQVNTKHIDRTVVEPTQPAKPTSEDDAGLGEGSLKVKDEEDDAETEQKTESGILLSALARAQKSRPPVLQNIIVQEPKQETRDDTVPTIVIMTSESPDPTEMKGQKHGVSDLEALLKGSTSKTPSNIADAWEDEGVDSDDDDTSLSSYGSDLSSRKGYSASALSLSDRTGSLLSVYSDAGDFGNVEVQGSVEFAVMYSPVGELIIMIEQCQELAIANPRKQRTDPYVKTYLFPDKSRRSKRKTSIKKRTVNPVYVESLRYKVKREELPDKTLNLSVWHNDTRGRNVFLGQVEISFKTWDWGHEALTWYNLQPKTSENQESQESNGLLSVSLKYVPPVSGGSKSNTGEIHVWLREAKELRRLKPQGVDSFVKCYILPDTRKKSRQKTRIVKKTQDPVYNHAMVYDGFKTGEVSEACCELTVWDHNTLANQFLGGLRLSLGTGQSYGKKVDWMDSMDEEIQIWKRMLANPNSWVEGELPLRSSMTPRK, from the exons aTGATGAAACAATCCAAAAGTACACTGGAAGTGATTGACTTGAGCTTTCTGTCTGCTGAGGAAGAGGCAGCCATCCGTCAAGTGCTTCTGAGAGATGAAGATTTAAAACGACTGGAGAGTGGACGAGTCAG GAGACTGAGGCAGTCTGTCCCTGACCTCACGCAGCTGAAGACCTTGTCAGGTGAGTGGTTTGAAGAGCTGAAGGTAAAGCGATACGGACAGCAGACGGATGTCACAGCAGTGGTGAGGTCCTCCATGAGATGGAAGAAAACAGCAG CTCATAAACCCAACCCGTTCCTGAATGATACACTAGACGAAAACAAAGAACGTGGAAAGGAGGATCACAACACACTTTCAAA ACCGTCAACTGACCCTAGATTAATTCATCCAGCCCTTAGTAAAGAG ACATATCATCAATACAATGATGAACACTTCAGTG AGACTTCATCTGTTCCACGAATAgctggaagaaaagaaaaactacaaGCAGAACTTGATGGAAATCGTGTCCTCAATGGCACTGACCCACAACGCAATTCCTCAGGGGCACAACCCAAAGAGCTCTCAGGTGACCAAACAACCACTGTTTTTCCCTTCTTCAGTGCAGCTCAAGACACTAAACCTGAAAGAGGCACCACAAAACATGCAACAAATCTAGAGCTGAGGAGAAAAGTTTCACTCCCTCCAGCACTACGCAAAGACCAATCATTTGAAGAGAACTGGGTGAAGATCTCCCTCGAACCAAACACAGTGAAACCTGTGCACGATGAAAGCAATACTGTTGGGCCTAATCAAAAAGAG GGGAAAGATGCTTCCAGGCATTCTGGCAATGACCGACCAGTGGAAATGGAAAAGAAAACATCTAATAAAAACGAGCTGTTGCAGAATAAAACAGCTGATATAAGTGTAATAGATGATTCCAAAATGTCATCACCACCTTCAAAACCAAGTGTCAGTGACAAAACTGTGCAAAGATTTCTGGATGCACacgaagagaaagaaaaaagaaagataaagtcATCAAATGATCAGAACTTACCGAAAGACACTAACAATGAGGGTCAAGTTTTAGCAGAATTAAGCCAAGACTATCTTTCAATGACAGATGATGGGAAATTAGTGCACATTGGAAATGCTGGAGTGCAAGTTAACACTAAACATATCGACAGAACTGTTGTTGAACCAACTCAACCTGCTAAACCTACAAGTGAAGATGATGCTGGACTGGGTGAAGGTTCTTTAAAGGTgaaggatgaggaggatgatgcTGAAACCGAGCAGAAGACAGAGTCAGGGATTCTACTAAGTGCTCTGGCAAGAGCTCAAAAATCAAGACCACCCGTCCTGCAGAACATCATCGTTCAGGAGCCAAAGCAGGAGACTAGAGATGATACGGTTCCTACAATAGTCATTATGACATCTGAATCTCCAGACCCAACAGAAATGAAAG GACAAAAACACGGAGTGTCAGATCTAGAGGCTTTACTTAAGGGATCCACTTCTAAAACTCCTTCCAACATTGCAGATGCTTGGGAG GATGAAGGagttgattcagatgatgatGATACTTCACTGTCCAGCTATGGGTCGGATCTCTCTAGCAGAAAAGGCTATTCAGCTAGTGCATTGTCTCTTAGTGAT cGCACCGGTAGTTTGCTGAGTGTGTACAGCGACGCGGGGGATTTTGGGAATGTTGAAGTGCAGGGCTCGGTGGAGTTTGCAGTGATGTACAGCCCTGTTGGAGAGCTCATTATCATGATTGAACAGTGCCAGGAGCTGGCCATAGCTAATCCACGTAAACAACGCACTGACCC tTATGTGAAGACCTACCTCTTTCCAGACAAGTCACGTCGCAGCAAAAGGAAAACTTCCATTAAGAAGCGGACCGTGAATCCAGTTTATGTGGAATCTCTGAGA TACAAAGTGAAGCGTGAAGAGCTGCCGGATAAGACTCTGAATCTGTCCGTGTGGCACAATGACACCAGGGGCCGAAATGTGTTCCTGGGGCAGGTTGAGATCAGTTTTAAGACCTGGGACTGGGGACATGAGGCTCTAACATGGTACAACCTACAGCCAAAG ACCTCTGAGAATCAAGAATCGCAAGAGTCTAATGGATTGTTATCAGTTTCACTGAAATATGTTCCTCCGGTGTCTG GTGGGTCGAAGAGCAACACTGGGGAGATTCATGTGTGGCTGCGGGAGGCCAAAGAATTACGTCGCCTGAAGCCTCAGGGAGTCGATTCTTTTGTGAAGTG cTACATTTTACCAGATACCAGAAAGAAAAGCCGCCAGAAGACTCGCATTGTAAAGAAGACTCAGGACCCTGTGTATAACCATGCCATGGTGTATGATGGGTTCAAAACTGGGGAAGTCAGTGAGGCCTGCTGCGAATTGACTGTTTGGGATCACAACACACTCGCCAATCAGTTTCTGGGAGGTCTGCGTCTCAGTCTCGGAACAG GACAGAGCTATGGCAAAAAAGTTGATTGGATGGATTCGATGGATGAGGAAATTCAAATATGGAAAAGAATGCTGGCCAATCCAAACAGCTGGGTTGAAGGAGAGCTTCCCCTGAGGTCCTCCATGACCCCAAGGAAATGA
- the LOC113091731 gene encoding gap junction alpha-1 protein-like produces MGDWSALGKLLDKVQAYSTAGGKVWLSILFIFRILVLGTAVESAWGDEQSAFKCNTLQPGCENVCYDKSFPISHVRFWVLQIIFVSMPTLLYLSHIVFLMHKEEKLNKKEEILRDSQSKGGDVDALLRKIEMRKFKYGLEDHGKIKMRGGIFYTYILSIVLKSIFEIVFLLIQWHLYGFTLSAVYTCQKFPCPHKVDCFLSRPTEKTVFIIFMLVVSLVSLALNVFEFFYVIFKRMKDRFKESEKNFDRACNIKPCPRNLSSYGYYNDCSAPVPILGYNLNMGDKSNSSDNYDKQANEQNWTNYSTEQNQLGDTQHFPYSEKVALGKDLLLLKELEPRPSSRASSRARPDDLDI; encoded by the coding sequence ATGGGTGACTGGAGCGCGCTGGGGAAACTTCTTGACAAGGTCCAGGCGTACTCCACGGCAGGAGGCAAAGTCTGGCTCTCCATCCTCTTCATCTTTAGGATCCTGGTCCTGGGGACGGCGGTGGAGTCCGCCTGGGGAGACGAGCAGTCGGCGTTCAAGTGCAACACACTGCAGCCCGGCTGCGAGAACGTGTGCTATGACAAGTCATTCCCCATCTCCCATGTGCGCTTCTGGGTGCTGCAGATCATTTTTGTGTCCATGCCGACCCTCCTGTACCTCAGCCATATCGTGTTCCTCATGCACAAGGAGGAGAAATTGAATAAAAAGGAGGAGATATTACGAGACAGCCAGAGCAAGGGAGGAGATGTGGATGCACTCTTGAGGAAAATTGAAATGAGGAAGTTCAAGTACGGCCTGGAAGATCACGGGAAGATCAAAATGAGAGGAGGGATATTTTACACATATATACTGAGCATCGTCTTGAAGTCCATATTTGAAATTGTTTTCCTGTTGATTCAGTGGCACCTTTATGGATTCACGCTGTCGGCCGTTTATACGTGTCAAAAGTTCCCCTGTCCACATAAAGTGGACTGCTTTTTGTCTCGTCCCACCGAGAAGACGGTTTTCATCATCTTTATGTTGGTCGTTTCGCTGGTCTCACTGGCCCTCAATGTCTTCGAGTTTTTTTACGTGATTTTCAAGAGGATGAAGGATCGATTCAAAGAGTCAGAGAAAAACTTTGATAGGGCCTGCAATATCAAGCCTTGCCCAAGGAACTTGTCCAGTTATGGGTATTATAACGACTGCTCGGCCCCCGTCCCTATTCTGGGCTATAACCTGAATATGGGTGACAAGTCCAACTCCTCTGACAATTATGACAAGCAGGCTAATGAGCAAAACTGGACTAATTacagtacagaacagaaccagCTGGGTGACACCCAGCACTTTCCGTATTCTGAGAAAGTGGCTCTGGGGAAGGATCTTCTGCTGCTCAAAGAGCTTGAACCTCGACCTAGTAGTCGAGCGAGCAGTCGGGCCCGGCCGGATGATCTTGACATCTAG
- the si:ch211-266g18.6 gene encoding synaptotagmin-like protein 2 isoform X1, whose translation MMKQSKSTLEVIDLSFLSAEEEAAIRQVLLRDEDLKRLESGRVRRLRQSVPDLTQLKTLSGEWFEELKVKRYGQQTDVTAVVRSSMRWKKTAAHKPNPFLNDTLDENKERGKEDHNTLSKPSTDPRLIHPALSKETYHQYNDEHFSETSSVPRIAGRKEKLQAELDGNRVLNGTDPQRNSSGAQPKELSGDQTTTVFPFFSAAQDTKPERGTTKHATNLELRRKVSLPPALRKDQSFEENWVKISLEPNTVKPVHDESNTVGPNQKEVKLHVENTEALKKQDTSSPNIEPPSLNFMDQTSFQIATQAEPNDFFLERCSSTEFQNQPQTSSVCTSDGPELTKHSDHKASGKVNKYANAFQDSTCRDQQCSAECTFREAESDKLGPSDSANEHDKRKMVSRDLVNDEASSDRKGGEGKNVSAGLLAETDTDQVVECVAGEEQINKHSSAEKASQSQSLKWGIEIDSHEFPSDTLQGKDASRHSGNDRPVEMEKKTSNKNELLQNKTADISVIDDSKMSSPPSKPSVSDKTVQRFLDAHEEKEKRKIKSSNDQNLPKDTNNEGQVLAELSQDYLSMTDDGKLVHIGNAGVQVNTKHIDRTVVEPTQPAKPTSEDDAGLGEGSLKVKDEEDDAETEQKTESGILLSALARAQKSRPPVLQNIIVQEPKQETRDDTVPTIVIMTSESPDPTEMKGQKHGVSDLEALLKGSTSKTPSNIADAWEDEGVDSDDDDTSLSSYGSDLSSRKGYSASALSLSDRTGSLLSVYSDAGDFGNVEVQGSVEFAVMYSPVGELIIMIEQCQELAIANPRKQRTDPYVKTYLFPDKSRRSKRKTSIKKRTVNPVYVESLRYKVKREELPDKTLNLSVWHNDTRGRNVFLGQVEISFKTWDWGHEALTWYNLQPKTSENQESQESNGLLSVSLKYVPPVSGGSKSNTGEIHVWLREAKELRRLKPQGVDSFVKCYILPDTRKKSRQKTRIVKKTQDPVYNHAMVYDGFKTGEVSEACCELTVWDHNTLANQFLGGLRLSLGTGQSYGKKVDWMDSMDEEIQIWKRMLANPNSWVEGELPLRSSMTPRK comes from the exons aTGATGAAACAATCCAAAAGTACACTGGAAGTGATTGACTTGAGCTTTCTGTCTGCTGAGGAAGAGGCAGCCATCCGTCAAGTGCTTCTGAGAGATGAAGATTTAAAACGACTGGAGAGTGGACGAGTCAG GAGACTGAGGCAGTCTGTCCCTGACCTCACGCAGCTGAAGACCTTGTCAGGTGAGTGGTTTGAAGAGCTGAAGGTAAAGCGATACGGACAGCAGACGGATGTCACAGCAGTGGTGAGGTCCTCCATGAGATGGAAGAAAACAGCAG CTCATAAACCCAACCCGTTCCTGAATGATACACTAGACGAAAACAAAGAACGTGGAAAGGAGGATCACAACACACTTTCAAA ACCGTCAACTGACCCTAGATTAATTCATCCAGCCCTTAGTAAAGAG ACATATCATCAATACAATGATGAACACTTCAGTG AGACTTCATCTGTTCCACGAATAgctggaagaaaagaaaaactacaaGCAGAACTTGATGGAAATCGTGTCCTCAATGGCACTGACCCACAACGCAATTCCTCAGGGGCACAACCCAAAGAGCTCTCAGGTGACCAAACAACCACTGTTTTTCCCTTCTTCAGTGCAGCTCAAGACACTAAACCTGAAAGAGGCACCACAAAACATGCAACAAATCTAGAGCTGAGGAGAAAAGTTTCACTCCCTCCAGCACTACGCAAAGACCAATCATTTGAAGAGAACTGGGTGAAGATCTCCCTCGAACCAAACACAGTGAAACCTGTGCACGATGAAAGCAATACTGTTGGGCCTAATCAAAAAGAGGTAAAATTGCATGTTGAGAATACAGAGGCCTTAAAGAAGCAGGACACATCAAGTCCAAACATAGAACCTCCATCTTTAAATTTCATGGATCAAACATCATTTCAAATTGCAACTCAAGCTGaacctaatgatttttttttagaaagatgtTCATCAACTGAGTTTCAGAATCAACCACAGACTTCCTCAGTTTGCACCAGTGATGGGCCAGAATTAACTAAACACTCAGATCACAAAGCTTCAGGGAAGGTTAACAAGTATGCTAATGCTTTCCAAGATAGTACATGCAGAGATCAGCAGTGTTCAGCTGAATGTACGTTTAGAGAGGCTGAGAGCGATAAACTTGGTCCCTCAGACTCTGCTAATGAGCATGATAAGAGAAAGATGGTCTCCAGAGATCTTGTTAATGATGAGGCAAGTTCAGACAGGAAGGGAGGTGAAGGCAAAAATGTAAGCGCTGGTTTGCTTGCTGAGACAGATACAGATCAAGTAGTTGAGTGTGTAGCTGGTGAGGAGCAAATCAATAAGCATTCTTCTGCAGAAAAAGCATCCCAAAGTCAGTCGTTAAAATGGGGGATTGAAATAGATTCTCATGAATTTCCCTCTGACACTCTGCAGGGGAAAGATGCTTCCAGGCATTCTGGCAATGACCGACCAGTGGAAATGGAAAAGAAAACATCTAATAAAAACGAGCTGTTGCAGAATAAAACAGCTGATATAAGTGTAATAGATGATTCCAAAATGTCATCACCACCTTCAAAACCAAGTGTCAGTGACAAAACTGTGCAAAGATTTCTGGATGCACacgaagagaaagaaaaaagaaagataaagtcATCAAATGATCAGAACTTACCGAAAGACACTAACAATGAGGGTCAAGTTTTAGCAGAATTAAGCCAAGACTATCTTTCAATGACAGATGATGGGAAATTAGTGCACATTGGAAATGCTGGAGTGCAAGTTAACACTAAACATATCGACAGAACTGTTGTTGAACCAACTCAACCTGCTAAACCTACAAGTGAAGATGATGCTGGACTGGGTGAAGGTTCTTTAAAGGTgaaggatgaggaggatgatgcTGAAACCGAGCAGAAGACAGAGTCAGGGATTCTACTAAGTGCTCTGGCAAGAGCTCAAAAATCAAGACCACCCGTCCTGCAGAACATCATCGTTCAGGAGCCAAAGCAGGAGACTAGAGATGATACGGTTCCTACAATAGTCATTATGACATCTGAATCTCCAGACCCAACAGAAATGAAAG GACAAAAACACGGAGTGTCAGATCTAGAGGCTTTACTTAAGGGATCCACTTCTAAAACTCCTTCCAACATTGCAGATGCTTGGGAG GATGAAGGagttgattcagatgatgatGATACTTCACTGTCCAGCTATGGGTCGGATCTCTCTAGCAGAAAAGGCTATTCAGCTAGTGCATTGTCTCTTAGTGAT cGCACCGGTAGTTTGCTGAGTGTGTACAGCGACGCGGGGGATTTTGGGAATGTTGAAGTGCAGGGCTCGGTGGAGTTTGCAGTGATGTACAGCCCTGTTGGAGAGCTCATTATCATGATTGAACAGTGCCAGGAGCTGGCCATAGCTAATCCACGTAAACAACGCACTGACCC tTATGTGAAGACCTACCTCTTTCCAGACAAGTCACGTCGCAGCAAAAGGAAAACTTCCATTAAGAAGCGGACCGTGAATCCAGTTTATGTGGAATCTCTGAGA TACAAAGTGAAGCGTGAAGAGCTGCCGGATAAGACTCTGAATCTGTCCGTGTGGCACAATGACACCAGGGGCCGAAATGTGTTCCTGGGGCAGGTTGAGATCAGTTTTAAGACCTGGGACTGGGGACATGAGGCTCTAACATGGTACAACCTACAGCCAAAG ACCTCTGAGAATCAAGAATCGCAAGAGTCTAATGGATTGTTATCAGTTTCACTGAAATATGTTCCTCCGGTGTCTG GTGGGTCGAAGAGCAACACTGGGGAGATTCATGTGTGGCTGCGGGAGGCCAAAGAATTACGTCGCCTGAAGCCTCAGGGAGTCGATTCTTTTGTGAAGTG cTACATTTTACCAGATACCAGAAAGAAAAGCCGCCAGAAGACTCGCATTGTAAAGAAGACTCAGGACCCTGTGTATAACCATGCCATGGTGTATGATGGGTTCAAAACTGGGGAAGTCAGTGAGGCCTGCTGCGAATTGACTGTTTGGGATCACAACACACTCGCCAATCAGTTTCTGGGAGGTCTGCGTCTCAGTCTCGGAACAG GACAGAGCTATGGCAAAAAAGTTGATTGGATGGATTCGATGGATGAGGAAATTCAAATATGGAAAAGAATGCTGGCCAATCCAAACAGCTGGGTTGAAGGAGAGCTTCCCCTGAGGTCCTCCATGACCCCAAGGAAATGA